A stretch of Bombus huntii isolate Logan2020A chromosome 7, iyBomHunt1.1, whole genome shotgun sequence DNA encodes these proteins:
- the LOC126867894 gene encoding facilitated trehalose transporter Tret1-like: MRAHRSIKMETIRKSDESQWIFSTRQLLATLSPLLAAFLIGLTNGFHTILLTQLIPTSTTDTNNHEIWITSNDDWYQSPFSGAMFAIIGCYLSIIAMEKLGRKKSMMVIFQISLIGWIVIGFARNILYIKIGTAICSLGVGLFSPLIPVYIGEITDPSLRSLFLSMINTMMTSGVLMAVTFGSFLHWRIVNYICEAYLLICWSACVISQESPIWLMNRDRKKEALYHWVHLRGWKSEGEYRAMETAVRRNVEQSKFVGSTIISRLKYDLCSKDFLWPLSVSCMLFFVYYFSGYKLVKYHMLDIISTTVQSRSLVAEIIITSMIFVTDIVACFFVWKCNRRTLAIISAMGTISSLFVLILYVYLNLEVSWLIITCCLCYYVFFGIGLIHLPWIYCGELFPSKLRSSGSSIVFGFSYICTVVDTILAPESIIPLEMQELCIIYFTLMVAGSSFLIWKLPETKDKTLLEIERMFDNESGDNNVNVNVMMI, translated from the coding sequence ATGAGAGCACATCGATCAATAAAGATGGAAACAATCAGAAAATCGGACGAATCTCAATGGATATTTAGCACTAGGCAGCTCTTAGCGACGCTAAGCCCGCTACTAGCAGCGTTCCTGATCGGTTTAACAAATGGTTTCCACACCATTCTTTTGACACAGCTTATTCCTACATCCACAACAGACACGAACAACCACGAGATCTGGATAACCAGCAACGATGATTGGTATCAATCGCCGTTTTCTGGCGCCATGTTTGCTATCATAGGCTGTTACTTGTCAATAATCGCCATGGAAAAGCTAGGCAGGAAGAAATCCATGAtggtaatttttcaaatatctttAATCGGATGGATCGTCATTGGGTTTGCAAGGAATATTCTGTACATCAAGATTGGAACAGCAATTTGCAGCTTAGGTGTTGGTCTCTTTAGTCCCCTAATACCGGTTTACATCGGTGAAATAACAGATCCTTCGTTAAGAAGCTTGTTCTTAAGTATGATAAACACGATGATGACATCTGGTGTTCTAATGGCCGTGACTTTTGGCTCTTTTCTTCACTGGAGAATCGTCAACTACATCTGTGAGGCATATTTATTGATATGTTGGTCGGCCTGTGTTATATCTCAAGAAAGTCCAATCTGGTTGATGAACAGAGATCGAAAGAAAGAGGCGCTGTATCATTGGGTCCATCTTCGAGGATGGAAATCAGAAGGAGAATATCGTGCCATGGAAACAGCTGTAAGAAGAAATGTCGAGCAAAGTAAATTCGTCGGATCTACGATCATTTCCAGATTGAAGTACGATCTGTGTTCAAAAGACTTCCTATGGCCTCTGTCCGTGTCGTGTATGTTGTTCTTCGTGTATTACTTCTCCGGATACAAATTAGTGAAATACCATATGCTTGATATTATCTCAACGACTGTTCAGTCTCGCAGCCTCGTTGCTGAAATAATTATAACGTCGATGATCTTTGTTACGGATATCGTTGCTTGTTTTTTTGTATGGAAGTGCAACAGGAGAACGTTGGCCATAATTTCTGCAATGGGCACAATCTCTTCTCTATTTGTATTGATTCTTTACGTGTACCTTAATCTTGAAGTATCCTGGCTGATTATTACTTGTTGCTTGTGCTACTATGTATTTTTTGGAATCGGTCTGATACATTTGCCATGGATATACTGCGGAGAATTGTTCCCCAGTAAATTAAGGAGCTCCGGCAGCAGTATCGTGTTTGGATTTTCGTATATTTGCACCGTAGTGGACACGATACTAGCGCCAGAATCGATCATACCGCTGGAAATGCAGGAgctttgtataatttattttaccttGATGGTGGCCGGGAGTAGCTTCTTGATCTGGAAACTACCGGAAACAAAGGATAAGACTTTGTTGGAGATTGAAAGGATGTTTGACAACGAATCGGGCGACAACAATGTGAATGTGAATGTTATGATGATCTGA